A section of the Citrobacter farmeri genome encodes:
- the ubiA gene encoding 4-hydroxybenzoate octaprenyltransferase, which yields MEWSLTQNKLLAFHRLMRTDKPIGALLLLWPTLWALWVATPGVPQWWILAVFVAGVWLMRAAGCVVNDYADRKFDGHVKRTANRPLPSGAVTEKEARTLFVVLVVLSFLLVLTLNTMTILLSIAALALAWVYPFMKRYTHLPQVVLGAAFGWSIPMAFAAVSESVPLSCWLMFLANILWAVAYDTQYAMVDRDDDLKIGIKSTAILFGEHDKLIIGILQVAVLALMALIGWLNGLGLGYYWSVLVAGALFAWQQKLIANREREACFKAFMNNNYVGLVLFIGLAMSYWHL from the coding sequence ATGGAGTGGAGTCTGACGCAGAATAAGCTGCTGGCGTTTCACCGCTTAATGCGTACGGATAAGCCCATCGGCGCCTTACTGCTGCTCTGGCCGACGCTGTGGGCGCTCTGGGTGGCGACCCCTGGCGTCCCTCAATGGTGGATCCTGGCGGTGTTTGTCGCCGGGGTTTGGCTGATGCGTGCCGCCGGATGCGTGGTTAATGACTATGCCGATCGGAAATTCGACGGGCACGTTAAACGCACGGCGAACCGCCCGTTGCCCAGCGGCGCGGTGACGGAGAAAGAGGCCAGGACGCTGTTTGTCGTGCTGGTGGTACTCTCTTTCCTGTTGGTGCTGACGCTCAATACCATGACCATTCTGCTGTCGATTGCAGCGCTGGCGCTGGCGTGGGTCTATCCATTTATGAAGCGTTATACCCACCTGCCGCAGGTCGTGCTGGGGGCCGCATTTGGCTGGTCGATTCCGATGGCCTTCGCGGCGGTGAGTGAATCGGTACCGTTGAGCTGCTGGCTGATGTTCCTGGCCAACATTCTGTGGGCGGTGGCCTACGATACGCAGTATGCGATGGTGGACCGCGATGACGATCTGAAAATCGGTATCAAATCAACCGCCATTCTGTTTGGCGAACATGACAAGCTGATCATCGGTATCTTGCAGGTGGCGGTGCTGGCGCTGATGGCGCTAATTGGTTGGCTGAACGGGCTGGGCCTGGGCTATTACTGGTCGGTACTGGTCGCAGGCGCGCTGTTTGCCTGGCAGCAGAAGCTGATTGCCAACCGCGAACGCGAAGCATGCTTTAAAGCGTTCATGAACAATAACTACGTGGGACTGGTATTGTTTATCGGTCTGGCGATGAGTTACTGGCACTTATAA